The genomic segment CCGAACAGCCCCTCGACAGAATGGAACATGCGCTCCAGCAGATTATCCGTAATGCAGGGCTTTATGAGAGGGTTCCTGAAATGCGCCGCGTGGGCGCGTGGGATGTCAAGGCGTTTCTTAACACGAAAGTGGCCGATGGTAAACTTTCCGCCGCCGAGGCAAAAGCGCTGCTTGACGTTGAAAAAGCGCGCTGGGATGCCATTCTTGTTGATGAGTTTACGCCGGCTTCGATGAAGAAAATGCACTTCCAGTCCTGTGTTGGTAAATACCCATCGCCGTTTGATGACAAGGCGTAAGTCATAGACTAGACTTCCCTCGCGGCATCGCTGCGGGGGGCTTGAGAGGATTTACATCCTCTTAACGTTTAGGCGCCTGAAGAAGCCTCCATCTTGAAAAATTCTCTGGTATGATTAAAACAGCGGATAACTGATTCGGAGTGTTACCATGGCTCTACCCATAACCCATCGTGGCAGCGGTATTGTGCGACCGCCGCTTACTTCTGAAGTGGTGGGAATGAAGCTGCCTCAGACGGCTTCCAGTCCTGAAGCCGCACAATATGCGGTTGTCCGTTTGCAGGAAGAACTGACCCTGCGTCGTTTTGACAAAGAATACATCAGTAACATGGTTAATAAATTTAATAACTGGGCAGGTCAGGTAACGCAGTTTAGCGAATCACCTGAATCGGCCATGAACCTGCGCGCCACTCAGGCCTGCAGCGAACTTGACCCCGGTGCCGGTTATCAGGCGCATTTTGCCGTCAGTAACGAGGGAGAGTATCAGCGTGTCTGGTTGTCGCAGACAGGAGACGTCTTACCGGAGAACGTAATTGCGGCACTCGATAAGCAGGTGGATGCTTCCATGGCATCCCGTGGCATGACCCTTCGGGACGGACGCTTTATAGAAGTGGGCGCTGAGGGTAATGAACGACGCGTTAATCCAGATAAGGCGCGCGATATCCTGCAAAACCGGGTTAAGCGCGATCTTGAGCAGCGCGGTGTAAGCCTTGGCCGTGTGTATCTGCATGATTATCAGCAGCCCGCACAGAAAGCGGCGGCCGCACCAAAAGTTGCTGTCGACAGCGCAAAACCCTCTGTTAATGCCACACCAGAACCGGCACCAGAACAAAACGTGCGCCCCAACCAGTCGCAGTCCATGTAAGTTACTGGCTCCTCACACCAGAACCTGCGCCTCCATGAGGCGCTGCGTGGTGCCAATATCGGTCCATATGCCTCTGTGAATCATTCCAAATGCCAGTCCTTGTTCTGCGAGTTCCCGCCAAAGCGGTGCAATACGATACCGTCCTGGCTTTAATGCCTCAAGTACACTCGGGTGGTAGCAGGTGATGCCCGCTGCCGTGAAGCGCCGTTCCCGGTTGCTTACGCGTCCATCCTTAAGGAGGCCGAAATCCCCGTCAGCGTTATGAAGGGGATTGTCAACGAGCACAAGTTTTACCAGCGCATCTTCAGATAATGTCAGCGTTTCAAAAGGGAAATCTGTAAAAATATCGGCATTAACCGTTATAAAAGGCGCGCTTCCCAGTAAATGGCGTGCGTTATAAATCCCGCCACCCGTTTCAAGTCCGCCCGGGGGTTCGGGCGCATAGTCAATCTCTACGCCAAAACGCTGCCCATTTCCAAGACAGGCACGAATCTGTCCGCCGAGCCACGCATGGTTAACGACAAGATGCGAAAATCCCGCAAGGCGCAGGCGTTCAACATGCCAGACAATTAACGGTTTGCCCCCAACTTCGCACAAGGCCTTGGGCAGGTGGTTTGTCAGAGGCTTCAGACGCTCGCCGCGTCCGGCAGCAAGCAGCATGGCAGTCTTCATGGCAGATGAATCTCCGTTCGCATCCAGCGGTAAAAGTCTGAAAATTCGTCCATACCCTCAAGTGCGGCCAGCGTATAGTCAAGCACGAGCGGCAAGTCGCTGAGATAGCGCGGCTTGTTGTCACGCAGGCTGAGACGCGAAAAAATACCAAGCACTTTCAGATGGCGTTGCAGACCACAAAGCGCGAAGTCCTTCAGGAAAACTGATTCTGATGTTTTCAGCGCCTCGGGAAGGCCTGCGTAATACGCCAAGGCTAAACTTTCCACCTGTTCCAAAGGCCACTGGATGTAGCAATCTTTGAGCAGCGACACGGCATCATACGTCCATGGGCCATAGACCATGTCCTGGAAGTCAATGACACCGAGTTCCGGCTGTGAGCTCTCCGTTGCCAGTACCATTAGATTGCGTGAATGATAGTCGCGGTGCGTCAACACGCGCGGCTGGCGGCTGACTGCGTTCGCGAGGGTTTGGAAGGTTTGCGTAATGAGCAGGTTTTCCTCGCTTGAAAGCGTGCGCTTTAGCAGTTTAGTGACAAACCAGTCGCGAAAGAGCGCAAGCTCCTGCAGCAACAAAGCGCTGTCAAAGACAGGAATTTCAAGCATCGAGGCGTTAATCGTCTGCAGGCGATGGAGAATATCAAAGGCCGCAGCGTACAGGGTGTCAACATTGGAAGCGTTCAGTACCGAGAGCATCAGGGTATCGCCGAAATCTTCCAGCAGTGCAAACCCCTGTTGGGTGTCGCTGGCATGGATGAGCGGCGCTCGAACGCCACCCTGATGCAGCAGGGCGGCAATCGACAGAAAAGGCATTAGCGCCTCACGTTGTGGCGGCGCGTCCATTGCCATGTAGCTACTTCCCCGACAGTTGACGCGGAAGTAGCGTCTGAAGCTCGCATCGCCTGTGAGCGGCGCAAACGTCAGGTCGTTCGTCGAGAGCGTCTCAATGAGCCATTGCCGTAGTGTGTCTTCACGGTTTTGCATGATATACTTCCTGCCTTCTTCTGGCTTATGTGCTCAAGATGCATGCGTAAGCCGGGTGCGCGTTCCCCATAACGGAGACGCAGGGATTTGCGAAGATTATAGGGTGTTTCTGTGGCAGTGAACAACTGGCGGTATTACACGCTGACAGGCAGCATGGTTCTGGTAGCGGGTTTGCTCATGGGAGCTGGCGGCTCCAATTCTGACAAAGAGACGGTTGAAGTCGTTAAGGCATGCGTGATTGCGCGCGATACCGAGCTGACAAAGCCTGTGCGCATGAGTGTGGCGCGTTGCCTTGGCTGGCAGAATGATGCCGCCCGGCAATCTCAG from the Legionella geestiana genome contains:
- the murU gene encoding N-acetylmuramate alpha-1-phosphate uridylyltransferase MurU, with amino-acid sequence MKTAMLLAAGRGERLKPLTNHLPKALCEVGGKPLIVWHVERLRLAGFSHLVVNHAWLGGQIRACLGNGQRFGVEIDYAPEPPGGLETGGGIYNARHLLGSAPFITVNADIFTDFPFETLTLSEDALVKLVLVDNPLHNADGDFGLLKDGRVSNRERRFTAAGITCYHPSVLEALKPGRYRIAPLWRELAEQGLAFGMIHRGIWTDIGTTQRLMEAQVLV
- a CDS encoding aminoglycoside phosphotransferase family protein → MQNREDTLRQWLIETLSTNDLTFAPLTGDASFRRYFRVNCRGSSYMAMDAPPQREALMPFLSIAALLHQGGVRAPLIHASDTQQGFALLEDFGDTLMLSVLNASNVDTLYAAAFDILHRLQTINASMLEIPVFDSALLLQELALFRDWFVTKLLKRTLSSEENLLITQTFQTLANAVSRQPRVLTHRDYHSRNLMVLATESSQPELGVIDFQDMVYGPWTYDAVSLLKDCYIQWPLEQVESLALAYYAGLPEALKTSESVFLKDFALCGLQRHLKVLGIFSRLSLRDNKPRYLSDLPLVLDYTLAALEGMDEFSDFYRWMRTEIHLP